AGTATTTTATCTTTTAAGATTCCATTATCTAATAGTGATATTTGGGTAATTAACTTTCATATTTATCAAAATGATCAACAGGCACTAGAATTATTTTTTGGAGATGCTATAATTGATACAAAGACAATGGTAGAATTGGTACAAGCACATTGTCGTTTACTCTATTCACAGGGCACTCTGAATCAGTCTACACAAATTGCAAATGACTGAAAGGGGAGGTTATCGTGGCCAAAAGCGCAGTATTACCTCAAAAACCAGTAGCTATGAGATATGAACATAGAACATTAAGGGATTCTATAGTATCTCATACACTCAAGATGGAAGAATATGATAGGGAAACACAAAAAAGAGTCGCGGCATTACTAAGCCGTGTTCAAAATATGTAACAGCATAAGAAAACCAGGGAATAGTAGATTAGCTATTCTCTGTTTTTTTTTGTCCTTTTTTGTCCTTCAAAATATTATTAACTCTGTCAATAATACTTTTATCCTGTCTTTTTATTTTTTCGTCAAAATTTCTAAGTCTTTTTTCTAAACTATCCGGCTTATATTCTCTAGCTACTGAGTGCAAATCGACTATTTTCTTTTTACTATCACTCATTTATAATCATCTCCTCTCTTTATATATCCATAGCTTGGACAAAAAAGAGAAAAAATAATCAAAAAACAGGGTGCATTACAACATATCAGATGGTATAATCTTTTTAAATAAAAGTCCTTAACAATCTAAGGCATACCGTAATTGGCAGGGTCAAACGGTATAACTGCACGTGGAAACACGTCAGACTCATGCTTATAACTAACTTTACTCCCGTTAGCAGTAAGGTTCGATGTAAGTTGAACTGATATTTTAGTATCAGACATAGAATTATTTTGGAATCATACAAACGTATGAACTAATCATTTAATAATACTAACTTTCCTAGATTCAATTAGTTCATTTGCTTTGTATTACTTTTACTTATAATAATGTCTGGGGTATCCAGACAATGAAAAGACGATTTCTCATTTTTAATGGGATGCCCGTCTTTTTTTTATTTCTCTTTGGTCCGCCTAATACCAAAAGGAATTTATTTCGTTAGGCAGCGATTCCCTTCGCTTAAAATTTTGGGAAAGTAGATTTTTATACTTAGGAGGAAGTAAAATGGCAGTTCAAAGTATTGAAGAACATAGTTTATATACAGATATCCAGGAGTGTGTAATGCGATTCTATACGTTAAGTAATGTATTAGAAGATCAATTTATTTCATCTGAGTACCAGGATAAAGAACAAACAATCGTTGAGATCATGGCAGAATTAAAGATCAAACTTGATCATAAAGATAATCTGCTTAACCGTTTAGATGATACATATATCGAAAGTTTATGTGAAGCTCAGGAGGCAGCATATAAGAAGGGATTCTTAGATTGCTTAAACGGATTTATGTCTATATTGGATAATAAGACTACCAATAGATGAATATATAACCTCATCGTTAATATGGTCAGTGGTAGCACACTTGCTTCAGGAAGAGCTATATTTACTTCACTTAAAAATCTTAGTTCCGTACAATAATTAAGACATTTTAAAATGATGGAATGGCTCATTTCCTGTTGGATACAATATCTTAGCTCTAGGACACTCCTTACTAGAAAATGAGTCCTTTTCGTTCATTTATGCGAATCTCGGACGTGATAGTGGCTATTTTTAGCCTTCTCCATTGCAAAAATTGCTTTTCACGTATCCCGATCGCTCCTACTCCAAATGTCAAAGCCAACCGTCCATCTTGATACAATAAGCTACCAATAATCGTTCCTACTGCCATACCAATATAACGAATAAAATAAGAAGCCAATCGCCGTTGCTCGCTCTGCTAAAAGAGCTCGGTTAGTAACGTACTTTGGATTGGCATGGCATAACCACCACTAAATAAAGCCATATAAAGATGCCTGCTACTGAGAAATTTCTACGAAAGTGGAAACACAATTTTTATCAGAAGTTATAGAAATAGAGCCAGAAAACATTCTAACGAACATGGGATAAAATCATAATCTCACTCTTAAATACATAAACTATATCAAATGAACGATGTGGGCCTTGAATTTCTGATTCAGGGCTTTTATTTTTATCATTAGGTGTATAATCAACTGAGAGGCAGAACTAAAAGAGGAACCAATGTATAAATCAAAAGATCATCAGAATTGTGAGTCTGTTTGAAAGCAGAACTCTGATTATTATATATAAAAAATTAAACCCTTGATTTCTAAATCAGGGGTTAATCTAATTATCATCACTTATTATCTTTTTTATTAGACTTAGTGGGACAATCAAGATATTTTTGTCTATAAAGGGGTAGCGTCAGGAAAAAGATATTTTGTTGGTAGGACCCCTACATTCATTCGTGTTAAAAATAACGCTCTTTTCTCATTAAACCTGTGATTTATAAGCTTTTTCTATTCCTTTGTATCTTATTATTCTTTTTGCATTGTAATACTCCTTTTAGATCTTGTGTCAAAATTTTACATCCTAATTATCCTTCAATCACAGTTGTATCCGTTTGAAAAAGAAGATGTATTTGTTTACAAAATAAATAGGGTTAACATGATTACTATCTGTAATCGAAATAGAAAAACCCTGATATATGAGCGGTCTGTGGATTTTCTTCCATTAATCTGATATGTAAATCGCGTACCTGAATGTGTTGACCATCAATCACATAATAAGGTAATTGATCTACACTATATTTCAAAACATGATCTACATATACCGTTTCCTGACAACTTACAGAAATAGACGTATCTCTTCCACTATTTGTATATAAGTTTTCCACAATAATTGGTTCTAGAGAAACATTCACCATATAAGACAAACAACCTTTGATTTTTAATACATGAAGATCAATCTCTACTTCCCCACAATCATCTACGTCAATCAATCTTTTACAACTCTCTTTTGCCATGGATAAGCGACTTACATCGTAGACAAGTTTAGCCGTATTCGGTTTTTGTATTTGAAAACCTGTTGGAATCGACACCATACACTGAAAGGGGACCTGATGTTTTTTTATTCTATCCATAGAAACATTTATATCCGATTGATCTTGTAATGTATACATTTCATCCATTTTTTACATGCACCTCCTATCTAATTATTCGTTTTCTTTCGGCATTCATTCGAAAAATAAACTCCATATATCTTTATGTAGGGGGCGTGTTCCATATGCTTTTTTATTCATATTTTAAAAAATCTAAAGGTGGGACATTTTTTGTTCCCTTTTTTCTATTTTTTGAGGACGTTTTGTTATCCATCTATTCCTTTACCTTAATACTTCTATTTTTATAAGCAGGAATCGCTATCTATTTAGCAAATATATACTTTATAAAAGTTGGGGAGTGAAGAATATGAAGGGTTTAAGGACGTTTTAATGCAAGGAGCACTATTAATTGGTCAAAAAAGGGATACCTTTACGTCAATTCGACCTCGTACAATATCATCATCATACTTACTTCCTATGTATCATGAATTTGTAGGCTCTCATGAATCTGGTGATTGGATTCCTAGTACGGAACTTAACCATTCTGTATATATCAAAAATTTGAAAGAAGGTCTTACGAACGAATAAACAAAAAGTCCCCAACAAAATAGTTAGGGACTTCTTACCATACACTTTCTAGGGATTTCGCAAAAAATATACGAAAGTATATTTTTTATAACATACTTATTTTTTACATGTTTGAAAAATACATAGAATCATTGCAACATGTATACATACGTAGGGTTTCATTTCGATGATTATACTTTTAAATGGTCCTTCCATCTATTGTCAGCCTACTACCTTTTGTATATGTTATGTTTGTTGCAGTTGTAAAAAATGGATCACAACAAATTCAAGGTCGTTTTTCAATATGAATTCCTTGTAAACTTGTTTGATTTAATTGATGTTTTTCATCGAACCACATTAAACATGAATCTTTAATAAGTAAGAAAATCCCTGTTTTTTGCAGCCGTTCTCCAAAGGAACTTACACATATACAATCGCCACGTTTTAAATATTTACAAAGATGATTCTTCTCATTCTTTTTTTTACAATTTTTACATTCACAAGATCTATGTTGTCTCATAATCGATCACCTCTAAACTTTGAAAGATGTAATCTCCCTTATACATAACTCCATATACAAAGACTTCATTTCTTTTAAAACCCCTCCTTTTCCCATCATTTATACTCTACCATTAGCCTATGTTTCATGTTGTAAATCGGATTAGGCTATCGCCTATATTCCGGTTTTTCTTTTGACAATCCCCATGCCTAAAGGCAGGGGATTCTTGGGTAGTCACTCCTAACGGAGTGAAATTTACCAAGCTATCCCTGTGTCCCACATTTCAGCTGGTTATGCCAACAATCGAAGTCCTTCTTGCTCAATATTGATGGCAGCGTTTTTGTCACGATCATGTTGTACGCCGCAGTTCGGACATGTCCAATTACGTAAATTGAGATTCTTTACCTCTTTAATTTGGTATCCACAACCAGAACACAACTGCGAAGACGGAATTTGTTTCCCCACAATGGAAATTGTTCTTCCATACTAAGCTGCTTTGTATTCCAGCATGGTTCTGAATGTCGACCATGGGGTGCACTTCACACCCCCTGTCCCAAAAAAGAGGGCTTTTCATCTGTTTTTATGGGTACAAATATGGCTCCCCACCATCGAAAAACGCCTTAGAAACGATGGTCAAGACCCCGTTTTGTAGACAGTAAGAAAAACCCCGGCCGTTAGGCCGCTAACTGACGCCTAAATTCACTAGGCGTCAGTCTATTTAGCTTCAGTTGAAGACGTTCTTCGTTGTAAAAATAAATGTAATTTTCAATTCTCCTTTGAGCATCTTGAAGATCTCGTATATCATAAGGATATAGGGCTTCGGTTTTCAAATGAGAAAAGAAGCTTTCAATCGAGGCATTGTCTAGGCAATTGCCCCGTCGGGACATGCTGATTTGGGCGCCAACCATAAGTAGCATGTCGTGGTATGCGTGGGACGTGTACTGGGAACCTTGATCGCTGTGAACGATCAAACCAGTCACGTCTTTTTGCATTTCAAATGCTTTCCTAAAAGTCTCTAGAACAAGCGCATTGTCATTTCGAGTACTGATGTGATAAGCGATAATCTCATGCGTGCATAAATCTTTGATTGCGGAAAGGTAGTTACGTTCCTCACCGATTCGATATTGAGTAACGTCAGTTACCCATTTTTGATTAGGCTCTTGAGCGGTAAAATCACGTTTGAGTAAATTATCTGCAACACACCCATCCGATACCTTTGCTTGATAGGTAGTCATATAGGCACGTTTACGGCGAATGATGGCTTTGAGTCCCAAATTCTGCATGATGCGTAATACTTTCTTATGATTAACCCTACAACCAAATTGACGTAACAGTTCAGCTTGAATTCTACGATATCCGTATATCCCTTTCCTTTGTTCATAGATCGTTCTGATCCGTTTCTTCATCGACTTATCCCTATGCAAGTTTCTAGTGGAAAGGTACTTGTAATAGCCACTTCTCGAAACACCTAACACCATACAAATCTCAGTAATTGGATACATTGTAGACAAGCTCTCCACAATCCGATATTTCTTTCTTATCCCTCCCGCATCCAAATTTCCAAACACTTTTTTAGGATTTCATTCTCCCGCTCTATTTTATGAACGTATCGATCCTGGTCAAGATACACCTCACGTCGTCCACGTTGATCAAGCAAGCCGAATTCCCCCTGCTTTCTATATTTTCTCATCCAAACTTTAACACGGTCTTTATCGTTAATTCCCAAGTGTTCAGCTATCTGTTTGTGAGTCCACTTTTCATTTAGATGCAATCGTACTGCTTCCAATTTAAGTGATTCTGGATAACTTCTAAACTTCTGTCCTTTGATTGCCATAAAAATACACCCCCTAAAGTTCATCGGATAACCTCGAGGGTTTTTCCAATGTCTACTTTAAGGGGTGCACTTCACGATTCTGGAAGGTCAAATTTTTTCTACTCAATCAGCGAAATTCGTAGAGGGGGTTTCGACAGCCTGAAGTATATTTTTTGTTTGCTCTTAGCACCCTCTTTTGAGGATGCAGAGCAAAGTACCTTATATCCCAATTATCAAAATGTCCAATCAAAAAATACCCCTTTTGCATAAAACATAGTGTAGTTCTAAAAAAATTAATAAGGAGGAATTATAATGTCAAGACGAAGATTTCATCATTTATGTGAAGGTGACCGTATTCGTGTATATTCAGCTGGAAATAGGCTCGATGGAGAAGGAACGTTTATTCGTTTTTTAGAAGATGGAGATGAAGATTTTTTATATTGGATTAATCGTCGTGGAAATTTAAACTATACGAGTTTAGATGGGATTAACATTGAGAAAATACGCCATGATTGTTGTGACCGGGATCGGGATCGCGATCGTGATCTTGATTAATTTTTCTCTTTTTTCATGAAAGAATAGGATTACATTGTGTTACACTATTAATGATTTCTCTTTTTATCATTTTGCTGGGGATGTATAATTTACGTCTCTCACAAAAATTTCACAATCGAGTAGGAGGGGGTGACTAACCCCCGTCCTCTCACACCACCGTACGTACCGTTCGGTATACGGCGGTTCACCAAGCTTGACGAATTTCTAAATATCTTTGTACTAAGCTCTTTAACCCTTCTCTTTGCCAGTAGGCAATGCCAAGGGCTTTGTGTATTTGTGGAGTTTTCGTGGTGTGCCATGCACCTTTCGGGTGTTTGCAATTTCAGTTGTCTTTTCATGACTTAATCCAAGGGAACGGAGTTCTCTATATCGAGTTCTTATCCGTTTCCACTGGAGGTATACGAATCCAATTTGAGGCTGTTGTATTCGGGCGAGTCTGCATAACAAGACGAAGCCCTATACAGCCAAGGAATACAGC
This portion of the Brevibacillus laterosporus genome encodes:
- a CDS encoding IS3 family transposase, translated to MYPITEICMVLGVSRSGYYKYLSTRNLHRDKSMKKRIRTIYEQRKGIYGYRRIQAELLRQFGCRVNHKKVLRIMQNLGLKAIIRRKRAYMTTYQAKVSDGCVADNLLKRDFTAQEPNQKWVTDVTQYRIGEERNYLSAIKDLCTHEIIAYHISTRNDNALVLETFRKAFEMQKDVTGLIVHSDQGSQYTSHAYHDMLLMVGAQISMSRRGNCLDNASIESFFSHLKTEALYPYDIRDLQDAQRRIENYIYFYNEERLQLKLNRLTPSEFRRQLAA
- a CDS encoding transposase, yielding MAIKGQKFRSYPESLKLEAVRLHLNEKWTHKQIAEHLGINDKDRVKVWMRKYRKQGEFGLLDQRGRREVYLDQDRYVHKIERENEILKKCLEIWMREG